From Arctopsyche grandis isolate Sample6627 chromosome 12, ASM5162203v2, whole genome shotgun sequence, one genomic window encodes:
- the LOC143920413 gene encoding uncharacterized protein LOC143920413, whose protein sequence is MECRLCLCSAPAESFVSIHDDPHPPRLVQRIWTCCQLWVRKRDHLPDMICLSCVNNLELLDSFRNACYQNDTTSRVELDKYLRVKPEEVLLEDLIWKDELGGDCSPDDVETPGRKITSSDNVATIIDTNGHILAEELPFRKTLDTMFSTHSELDDNIDFRDKLFTHKNNLMTKKNSDTRRKLHDCDICSKSFNRKDYLNIHMRLHAGVKPYICDICSKTFTTKQIISVHMGIHTGVKPHICYICSKKFIQKHQIIAHMGTHTKVKPYKCDICLKSFHRKWELSVHVVIHTGVKPYKCDICLKTFSKKQSHSAHMCIHTGVKPHKCDICLLNVHLRVHNRVKSYKCDICLKSFLRKWELSAHVVMHTGIRICASTGFWLKGAFCIFCVLFPQPVQRGIQGAFITTPCTKYKYFNECARNHTSSAWHRGSQQDAEHFASTIRDPNKDIICQIDNSNDLINLSEQALREDIVKAANNAVGFSIIAEEIVRTGPNRSCPVRSFTIRYSKLKLH, encoded by the exons atggagtgcagactttgtctctgctctgctccagcagagtccttcgtctccatccacGACGACCCTCATCCACCCCGTTTGGTGCAACgtatttggacctgctgtcagctgTGG GTTAGGAAAAGAGACCATTTGCCAGATATGATATGTCTTTCTtgtgtcaacaatctggaattgctcgaCAGCTTTCGAAACGCTTGTTATCAGAATGACACAACGTCGAGAGTGGAATTAGACAAGTATTTGAGGGTCAAGCCAGAGGAAGTTttgctggaagatttaatatggaaaGATGAGTTAGGTGGTGATTGTTCACCAGACGACGTCGAG acCCCTGGAAGAAAAATTACTTCGAGTGATAATGTGGCAACAATAATAGATACTAATGGACATATTCTAGCGGAAGAATTACCATTTCGAAAAACTTTAGATACGATGTTCTCTACACATTCTGAATTGGACGATAATATAGATTTCCGAGACAAATTGTTTACTCATAAAAACAATCTTATGACAAAGAAAAATTCGGATACTCGAAGAAAGCTGCATGATTGTGACATTTGCTCAAAATCTTTTAACAGGAAAGATTATCTAAATATACACATGAGGTTACAtgctggggtaaagccatacatatgtgacatttgttcaaaaacatttactacgaaacaaatTATTAGtgtacatatgggtattcatactggggtaaagccacacatttgttatatttgttcaaaaaaatttatcCAAAAGCATCAAATTATTGCACATATGGGAACTCATACTAaggtaaagccatacaaatgtgacatttgtttaaaatcatttcataGAAAATGGGAACTCAGTGTACACGtggttattcatactggggtaaagccatacaaatgtgacatttgcttaaaaacattttccaaGAAACAAAGTCATAGTGCACATAtgtgtattcatactggggtaaagccacacaaatgtgatattt GTCTTTTAAATGTACACCTGAGGGTTCATAATAGGGTAAagtcatacaaatgtgacatttgtttaaaatcattccttagGAAATGGGAACTCAGTGCACATGTGGTTatgcatactggg ATTCGCATTTGCGCATCCACTGGAttctg GTTAAAAGGTGCTTTTTGCATTTTCTGTGTTTTATTTCCGCAACCAGTTCAAAGAGGAATTCAAGGTGCCTTCATTACTACTCCTTGTACaaagtacaaatattttaatgaatgtgCCAGAAACCATACCAGCTCAGCATGGCATCGTGGGTCTCAACAAGATGCCGAACACTTCGCGTCAACCATTAGAGATCCAAATAAGGATATTATTTGTCAGATAGATAATTCT AATGATTTGATCAATTTGTCTGAACAAGCTCTGCGAGAAGACATTGTAAAAGCTGCTAACAATGCTGTTGGATTCTCGATCATAGCCGAAGAAATAGTCAGGACAGGACCAAATCGGTCCTGTCCTGTCCGTTCGTTCACCATACGCTACAGTAAATTAAAACTACATtaa
- the LOC143920047 gene encoding uncharacterized protein LOC143920047, with protein sequence MSFQDIILEIELKPELWSTTHALYKNRIIKQKVWKELSLKLRIEEDALKKRWKHLKDQYRKELKKQPVLRSGAETETWESTWQYFNIMSFMKTEVTPASSTGNLTIDESSHNTENTQTDTDIFDSVSYIDIFDSIKDDILEIEKKNDVNGKTSERQPTR encoded by the exons ATGTCTTTCCAAGATATTATTCTAGAAATCGAACTTAAACCAGAATTATGGTCAACAACTCATGCCCTATATAAAAATAGGATAATTAAACAGAAAGTGTGGAAGGAATTATCATTAAAACTACGAATTGAAG aaGATGCATTAAAAAAACGATGGAAACATCTGAAAGACCAATATAGAAAGGAGTTAAAAAAGCAACCAGTTCTCAGATCAGGAGCAGAAACGGAAACATGGGAGTCAACTtggcaatattttaatataatgtcatTTATGAAAACAGAAGTTACCCCTGCTTCATCTACAGGCAACTTAACCATAGATGAGAGTAGTCATAACACAGAAAATACCCAAACTGATACAGATATATTTGATTCTGTgtcatatattgatatatttgatTCTATCAAAGATGACATTTTGgagatagaaaaaaaaaatgatgttaaTGGAAAAACGTCTGAAAGACAGCCAACAAGATGA
- the LOC143919742 gene encoding uncharacterized protein LOC143919742 isoform X2, with amino-acid sequence METPQVLAVNQGAKARYISLVLTVPMRQLVGMDQMELVEFPGVCASTSQEAMECRLCLCSAPAEYFVSIHDDPHPPRLVQRIWTCCQLRVRKGDHLPDMICLSCVNNLELFDSFRKACFQNDTTSRVELDYLKIKPEEVLLEDLIWDDELGADWQPNISSSPDDGESPGRKVTSSDNVATIKDTNRHILAEELPFRKALDNMFPTHSELGHKIDFRDKLFTHKNNLETQNNSDTRRKLHGCDIFSKSFNRNGNLNAHTTFHSAVKPYKCDICLRTFTSKKSISVHMGIHTGVKPHICYICSKTFTQKHHLVAHMGTHTKVKPYKCDICSKTFATKQQLSAHMGTHTGVKPYKCDICSKTFTTKQSHSTHMFIHTGLKPHICDICSKKFATKHHLRAHMGTHTKGKPYKCDICPKTFTTKQNHSAHMNIHTGVKPYICDICSKKFTMRQSLSAHMSIHTGVKPHMCYICSKTFTQKHHLIAHMGTHTNVTCNKVKPYKCNICSKTFTTNQNHSVHMCFHTGVKPHKCDICLKTFTTKQSHSAHMFIHTGVKPYKCDICSKTFTTKQHLRAHIGTHTKVKSHKCDICSKSFNNKGNLNVHISRS; translated from the exons atggaaACCCCCCAGGTACTGGCCGTAAACCAAGGTGCTAAGGCGAGGTATATATCGCTAGTGTTAACGGTGCCCATGAGACAATTGGTCGGAATGGATCAAATGGAATTGGTCGAATTTCCAGGAGTTTGTGCTTCTACCTCCCAAGAagcgatggagtgcagactttgtctctgCTCTGCTCCAGCAGAGTACTTCGTCTCCATTcatgacgaccctcatccaccgcgtttggtgcaacgcatttggacctgctgtcagctgcgg GTTAGGAAAGGAGACCATCTGCCAGATATGATATGTCTTTCTtgtgtcaacaatctggaattgttcgatagctttcgaaaggcttgttttcagAATGACACAACGTCGAGGGTGGAACTAGACTATTTGAAGATCAAGCCAGAGGAAGTTttgctggaagatttaatatgggatgATGAGTTGGGTGCTGATTGGCAACCCAACATTTCTAGTTCACCAGACGATGGCGAG AGCCCTGGAAGAAAAGTTACTTCGAGTGATAATGTGGCAACAATAAAAGATACTAATAGACATATTCTAGCGGAAGAATTACCATTTCGAAAAGCTTTAGATAATATGTTCCCTACACATTCTGAATTGGGCCATAAAATAGATTTTCGAGACAAATTGTTTACTCATAAAAACAATCTTGAGACACAGAACAATTCAGATACTCGAAGAAAGCTGCATGGTTGTgacattttttcaaaatctTTTAACAGGAATGGTAATCTAAATGCACACACGACGTTTCATAGTGcggtaaagccatacaaatgtgacatttgtttaagaACATTTACTTCGAAAAAAAGTATTAGtgtacatatgggtattcatactggggtaaagccacacatttgttatatttgttcaaaaacatttacccAAAAGCATCATCTTGTTGCACACATGGGAACTCATACTAaggtaaagccatacaaatgtgacatatgttcaaaaacatttgccACGAAACAACAGCTTAGTGCACATATGGGAACTcacactggggtaaagccatacaaatgtgacatttgttcaaaaacatttactacgaaacaaagTCATAGTACACACATGTTTATTCATACTGGGCTAAAGCCTCACatttgtgatatttgttcaaaaaaattTGCCACGAAACATCATCTTCGTGCACATATGGGAACTCATACTAAGggaaagccatacaaatgtgacatttgtccaAAAACATTTACCACGAAACAAAATCATAGtgcacatatgaatattcatactggggtaaagccatacatttgtgatatttgttcaaaaaaatttactatGAGACAAagtcttagtgcacatatgagtattcatactggggtaaagccacacatgtgttacatttgttcaaaaacatttacccAAAAGCATCATCTTATTGCACATATGGGAACTCATACAAATGTAACATGTAACAaggtaaagccatacaaatgtaacatttgttcaaaaacatttaccaCGAACCAAAATcatagtgtacatatgtgttttcatactggggtaaagccacacaaatgtgatatttgcttaaaaACATTTACCACGAAACAAAGTCATAGTGCACACATgtttattcatactggggtaaagccatacaaatgtgacatttgttcaaaaacatttaccaCGAAACAACATCTTAGGGCACATATAGGAACTCATACTAAggtaaagtcacacaaatgtgacatttgttcaaaatcttttaaCAATAAAGGCAATCTAAATGTACACATAAGC CGTTCATAA
- the LOC143919742 gene encoding uncharacterized protein LOC143919742 isoform X1 translates to METPQVLAVNQGAKARYISLVLTVPMRQLVGMDQMELVEFPGVCASTSQEAMECRLCLCSAPAEYFVSIHDDPHPPRLVQRIWTCCQLRVRKGDHLPDMICLSCVNNLELFDSFRKACFQNDTTSRVELDYLKIKPEEVLLEDLIWDDELGADWQPNISSSPDDGESPGRKVTSSDNVATIKDTNRHILAEELPFRKALDNMFPTHSELGHKIDFRDKLFTHKNNLETQNNSDTRRKLHGCDIFSKSFNRNGNLNAHTTFHSAVKPYKCDICLRTFTSKKSISVHMGIHTGVKPHICYICSKTFTQKHHLVAHMGTHTKVKPYKCDICSKTFATKQQLSAHMGTHTGVKPYKCDICSKTFTTKQSHSTHMFIHTGLKPHICDICSKKFATKHHLRAHMGTHTKGKPYKCDICPKTFTTKQNHSAHMNIHTGVKPYICDICSKKFTMRQSLSAHMSIHTGVKPHMCYICSKTFTQKHHLIAHMGTHTNVTCNKVKPYKCNICSKTFTTNQNHSVHMCFHTGVKPHKCDICLKTFTTKQSHSAHMFIHTGVKPYKCDICSKTFTTKQHLRAHIGTHTKVKSHKCDICSKSFNNKGNLNVHISVHNGLKPYKCDICPKTFTTKQNHSAHMNIHTGVKPYICDICSKTFTMRQSLIAHMSIHTGVKPHKCYICSKTFTRKHHLIAHMGTHTKVKPYKCDICSKTFPMKRYLNAHMVIHTAVKSHKCDICSKSFNSKSNLNVHISVHNGVKPYKCDICSKTFTTKQNHSAHMNIHTGVKPYICDICSKTFTMRQSLIAHMSIHTGVKPHKCYICSKSFTRKHHLIAHMGTHTKVKPYKCDICSKTFPMKRYLNAHMVIHTAVKSHKCDICSKSFNSKSNLNVHMRVHNGVKPY, encoded by the exons atggaaACCCCCCAGGTACTGGCCGTAAACCAAGGTGCTAAGGCGAGGTATATATCGCTAGTGTTAACGGTGCCCATGAGACAATTGGTCGGAATGGATCAAATGGAATTGGTCGAATTTCCAGGAGTTTGTGCTTCTACCTCCCAAGAagcgatggagtgcagactttgtctctgCTCTGCTCCAGCAGAGTACTTCGTCTCCATTcatgacgaccctcatccaccgcgtttggtgcaacgcatttggacctgctgtcagctgcgg GTTAGGAAAGGAGACCATCTGCCAGATATGATATGTCTTTCTtgtgtcaacaatctggaattgttcgatagctttcgaaaggcttgttttcagAATGACACAACGTCGAGGGTGGAACTAGACTATTTGAAGATCAAGCCAGAGGAAGTTttgctggaagatttaatatgggatgATGAGTTGGGTGCTGATTGGCAACCCAACATTTCTAGTTCACCAGACGATGGCGAG AGCCCTGGAAGAAAAGTTACTTCGAGTGATAATGTGGCAACAATAAAAGATACTAATAGACATATTCTAGCGGAAGAATTACCATTTCGAAAAGCTTTAGATAATATGTTCCCTACACATTCTGAATTGGGCCATAAAATAGATTTTCGAGACAAATTGTTTACTCATAAAAACAATCTTGAGACACAGAACAATTCAGATACTCGAAGAAAGCTGCATGGTTGTgacattttttcaaaatctTTTAACAGGAATGGTAATCTAAATGCACACACGACGTTTCATAGTGcggtaaagccatacaaatgtgacatttgtttaagaACATTTACTTCGAAAAAAAGTATTAGtgtacatatgggtattcatactggggtaaagccacacatttgttatatttgttcaaaaacatttacccAAAAGCATCATCTTGTTGCACACATGGGAACTCATACTAaggtaaagccatacaaatgtgacatatgttcaaaaacatttgccACGAAACAACAGCTTAGTGCACATATGGGAACTcacactggggtaaagccatacaaatgtgacatttgttcaaaaacatttactacgaaacaaagTCATAGTACACACATGTTTATTCATACTGGGCTAAAGCCTCACatttgtgatatttgttcaaaaaaattTGCCACGAAACATCATCTTCGTGCACATATGGGAACTCATACTAAGggaaagccatacaaatgtgacatttgtccaAAAACATTTACCACGAAACAAAATCATAGtgcacatatgaatattcatactggggtaaagccatacatttgtgatatttgttcaaaaaaatttactatGAGACAAagtcttagtgcacatatgagtattcatactggggtaaagccacacatgtgttacatttgttcaaaaacatttacccAAAAGCATCATCTTATTGCACATATGGGAACTCATACAAATGTAACATGTAACAaggtaaagccatacaaatgtaacatttgttcaaaaacatttaccaCGAACCAAAATcatagtgtacatatgtgttttcatactggggtaaagccacacaaatgtgatatttgcttaaaaACATTTACCACGAAACAAAGTCATAGTGCACACATgtttattcatactggggtaaagccatacaaatgtgacatttgttcaaaaacatttaccaCGAAACAACATCTTAGGGCACATATAGGAACTCATACTAAggtaaagtcacacaaatgtgacatttgttcaaaatcttttaaCAATAAAGGCAATCTAAATGTACACATAAGCGTTCATAATGggttaaagccatacaaatgtgacatttgtccaAAAACATTTACCACGAAACAAAATCATAGtgcacatatgaatattcatactggggtaaagccatacatttgtgatatttgttcaaaaacatttactatgaGACAAAGTCTTATCGCACATAtgagtattcatactggggtaaagccacacaagtgttatatttgttcaaaaacatttacccGAAAACATCATCTTATTGCACATATGGGAACTCATACTAaggtaaagccatacaaatgtgacatatgttcaaaaacatttcctATGAAACGATATCTTAATGCACATATGGTTATTCATACTGCggtaaagtcacacaaatgtgacatttgttcaaaatcttttaaCAGTAAAAGTAATCTGAATGTACACATAAGCGTTCATAAtggggtaaagccatacaaatgtgacatttgttcaaaaacatttaccaCGAAACAAAATCATAGtgcacatatgaatattcatactggggtaaagccatacatttgtgatatttgttcaaaaacatttactatgaGACAAAGTCTTATTGCACATAtgagtattcatactggggtaaagccacacaagtgttatatttgttcaaaatcatttacccgAAAACATCATCTTATTGCACATATGGGAACTCATACTAaggtaaagccatacaaatgtgacatatgttcaaaaacatttcctATGAAACGATATCTTAATGCACATATGGTTATTCATACTGCggtaaagtcacacaaatgtgacatttgttcaaaatcttttaaCAGTAAAAGTAATCTGAATGTACACATGAGGGTTCATAATGGGGTAAAGCCATActaa
- the LOC143920041 gene encoding uncharacterized protein LOC143920041, with translation MECRLCLCSAPAGSFVSIHEDPHPPCLVQRIWACCQLRVRKGDHLPDMICLSCVNNLELFDSFRNACYQNDTTSRVELDKYLKVKPEEVLLEDLIWEDQLGADWPPNISSSPDDGETPGRKITLRDNMAAIIDNNRHNLVEELPFRKALDKMFSTHSELDDNIDFRDKLFTHKNNLMTKKNSDTRRNLYDCDICSKSFNKKGNLNVHMGFHSGVKPHKCNICSKTFTMKQSIHSGVKSHKCNICLKSFLRKCELRHPTPPIKK, from the exons atggagtgcagactttgtctctgctctgctcccgcagggtccttcgtctccatccatgagGACCCTCATCCACCGTGTTTGGTACAACGCATTTGGgcctgctgtcagctgcgg GTTAGGAAAGGAGACCATCTGCCAGATATGATATGTCTTTCTtgtgtcaacaatctggaattgttcGACAGCTTTCGAAACGCTTGTTATCAGAATGACACAACGTCGAGAGTGGAATTAGACAAGTATTTGAAGGTCAAGCCAGAGGAAGTTttgctggaagatttaatatgggaagatCAGTTGGGTGCTGATTGGCCACCCAACATTTCTAGTTCACCAGACGACGGCGAG acCCCTGGAAGAAAAATTACTTTGAGAGATAATATGGCAGCAATAATAGATAACAATAGACACAATCTAGTTGAAGAATTACCATTTCGAAAAGCTTTAGATAAGATGTTCTCTACACATTCTGAATTGGACGATAATATAGATTTCCGAGACAAATTGTTTACTCATAAAAACAATCTTATGACAAAGAAAAATTCGGATACTCGAAGAAACCTGTAtgattgtgacatttgttcaaaatcttttaaCAAGAAAGGTAATCTTAATGTACACATGGGgtttcatagtggggtaaagccacacaaatgtaacatttgttcaaaaacatttactatgaAACAAA gtattcatagtggggtaaaatcgcacaaatgtaacatttgtttaaaatcatttcttaGAAAATGTGAACTCAGACACCCCACCCccccaataaaaaaataa